The genomic region TTGCGCTTTGCAGGCCATTGAACGTAAATGCGGTCTCGCCATTTACAACCTGGGTACAGGCCACGGCTATTCTGTGCTGGATGTTGTCCACGCCTTTGAAAAGGCAAACAACCTGAAGGTTCCCTATAGCATCAAGCCCCGCCGTCCGGGCGATATTGCTACCTGCTACTGCAACCCTGCAAAGGCCAAGGCTGAACTGGGTTGGGAGGCGAAGTACGGTATCGAGGATATGTGCCGCGATTCCTGGAACTTCCAGAAGAATAATCCCGAGGGATATTAAGAAGTGGTTAGTAAACAGTGGCTAGTAAACAGGAATCACTAACCACTAACCACCAACCACTAATCACTAACCACTAACCACTAATCACTATCATTATGAAAAATGTCGTTCTTCTCGGTGCTACCGGTTCCATCGGAACTTCTACTGTAGACGTTTGCCTTCAGCATTCTGATCTCTTTAAGGTTTATGCTGTTGCGGCCAATTCCAGCGTGGAAAAGGTCGCTGAAATTGTCCGCAAGTTCAAGGTGGAACGAGTCTGCATGTTCAAGCCCGAAGCTGCCAAGGAACTGAGTGCTATCCTCAACATGCCGGTGCTCTCCGGTATGGAAGGCCTCTGCGAACTTGCTGCCGACCCCAAGGCCGACATTATCATTAACGCCTTGATGGGTGCTGTGGGTTGTCTTCCCACCATTACTGCCATTGAACACGGTAAGCATGTGGCTCTCGCCAACAAGGAAACCATGGTGATGGCAGGCCCCGTTATCTGGGACAAGCTGGCTGAAAATCCCAAGGCATTCATCACTCCCATCGACTCCGAACACAGCGCTATTTTCCAGTGCCTGGCAGACCGTCCCAACAAGGAAGTGGAATGCCTGGAAATCACTGCTTCCGGTGGCCCGTTCCGCACTTGGCCCATTGAAAAGTTTGAAAACATCACCGTGGCCGACGCCCTCAACCATCCGGTATGGAGCATGGGCCGTAAGATCACCATCGACTCCGCTTCCATGATGAACAAGGGTCTTGAAGTTCTTGAAGCCCACTTCCTGTTCCACATTCCGTATGAACAGATCAAGGTGGTGGTTCACCCCCAGTCCATGGTGCATTCCCTGGTGCAGTTCCGCGATGGTTCCTTGATGGCTCAGCTGGGCGCTCCCGACATGCGCATTCCTATTCAGGTGGCCCTCACCTGGCCGGAACGCCTGCCCCTCGAAACCAAGCGTCTTGATCTGCCCACCCTTGGTCAGCTCACCTTCTTCGAACCGGACTTCAACAAGTTCCGTTGCCTGGCTCTCGCTTTCGAAGCAGGCCGTCGCGGCGGTATCGTGCCCGCCATGATGAACGCTGCCAACGAAGTCTTGGTGGACCGCTTCCTGGATGGCAAGCTGAAGTTCACCGACATTCCCCGTCACGTGGAAACCATCATCAATGGCGCACCCAACTTGACAGGTCATTTGACTCTCGACCAGGTTCTGGAAGCCGACGCCGAAGCTCGTCGCTTGACTCTCGACTTGATCAAGTAATACCGAACATTGTCTTCTGGAAGCTCAAAGAGCTGATAGAATCCTCGTTTTTAAGTCCCCTGAGTGTGAACTTGGGGGCTTTTTTGTGATTGTCGCCCTGTTACTCTTGCGTAATATCACAGTGGGTACAGTTGTAAACGGCAACAGCCCAAAAAAACGAGAATTGTTGTAAATTTGAGGTATATTAAATTTGTGAAAATTTAACTAGGGAGTATGAGAATGTTTTCCAAATTTGGTCTTAAGCAATTTGCCCCTCTGGCAATTTCTGCCTTGACTCTTGTTAGCTCTGCCTTTGCAGCTAACGCTTATATTAACCAGATTGGCTATCGCCCTGCCGACAACAAGGAATTTGTTGTTGATGGCGTCAACGGCGGCAATGTTGAAATTGTGGACCAGACTGGTCAAACGGTTCTTATGGTTACCCCGTCGGCAGCCACTTCTTGGGATGCTTTCAATCAGCAGGTGCAGTTGGTTGACTTCTCTGACCTCAAGACTCCGGGAACATACTCTATCAAGGTCGGTGGCCAGGTTGTCCGTAACGACTTGAAGATTGCTGACAAGACTTTTGAAGATGTGGCAAAGGCTTCTCTTAAGTGGTTCTACTACCAGCGTGCCTCCATGGCTTTGGACCAGACTTATGCAGGTCAGTGGAAGCGTTCTGCTGGTCATACCAATGGAACCGTGGAAAAACATCAGTCCGCAGGTTCGGGCACTATTACTTCTACCAAGGGTTGGTACGATGCCGGTGACTATGGCCGTTATATCGTAAACTCCGGTATTACCACCTACACCTTGCTTTCCCTGTATGAACATTATCCGGATTACTTCAACGCCCTCAAGTGGAACATTCCTGCAGAAGGCGCCCTTCCGGATCTTTTGGCCGAAATCAAGTACAATCTTGATTGGATGCTTACCATGCAGGATACCGATGGTGGTGTTTTCCATAAGTTGACCACTCTCGGCTTCCCGGGTGACGTTATGCCTGCCGGTGATAAGGATAAGCTTTATGTCATTGGTAAGGGCACTGCTGCTACCTTCGACTTCGCTGCAGTCATGGCAACAGCCGCTCGTGTCTACAAGCCTTTCGATGCAACCTTTGCTGCAACATGCTTGTCTGCTGCAAGGAACGCCTACACTTGGGGTTCCAAGAATCCCAACATAACCTTTAGCAATCCGAATGGTGTGTCTACTGGTGAATATGGTGACTCCTGGCTTGTGGATGAAAAGGCTTTTGCAAGTACCGAATTGTTCATTACCACTGGCGAAGCTACCTATAAGTCTGGCGAACCGACCATGAATATTCCTAGCTGGGCAGACGTATCTGGTCTCGCTACTTATGACATGGCCATTCATGCTACAGAATTTGGTGATGTTGGCCATGCTGCCCATGATAGCGTTGTTTGGGTTGCCGATGATTTCGTCAATCGCACCGCTTCTGGTTTCGGTGTTGTTATGCAGAAGAGCGACTTCGTCTGGGGTTCCAACGCAGTGGCTGCAAACCAGGGCGTATGGCTTCTCCACGCATATTACCTGACTGGCGAAGAAATGTACTACACCGCTGCTAAGAAGGTTCTTGACTACCTCCTCGGTAAGAACCCGCTGAATATGTCCTTCTTGACTGGTTACGGTACAAAGTCTCCCAGAATGCCTCATCATCGTCCCAGTACCGCAGACAACATTTCTGATCCGGTGCCGGGTATGCTAGTTGGTGGCCCTCAGCCCGGTGGTGAAGACATCGGTTCTGAAACTTGGGAATGCAAGGACTACAGAACTGGTCAGGCAGCAACCTCCTATACCGACAACCGTTGCAGCTACGCAACCAACGAAGTTGCTATTAACTGGAATGCTCCCCTTGCATACCTCGCTGGTGCCTTGGAAGCTTTGAACGCAGGCCATAAGCCGTCCTTTGCAATCGCAAGCCATGGTGACGCCATCAAGCCCAGCTTTGCAACTCGCAGGGCTTCTTCCGAAAATCAGGTCCGCCTCCGCTTTGCAGATCAGAAGGTCTACATTGAAAAGGCTGGCAAGCGTTTCGACTTGAAGGGCAACCACCTCAAGTAATCGCGATTTACCCCTATTCAAGGCGGCCCTTTGGGGTCGCCTTTTTTGGCTTAGAGGCTCGCCTTTTTCTATATTACCCCATAATGAGTTCTATTCTTGACAATGTTTTGATGTTCATTCTTGGCCTTATCGGCCTTAGTTTCCTGGTGACTATCCATGAACTGGGTCATTTCTTGGTGGCCAAGTGGAATAACGTGAAAGTGAACACGTTCAGTGTGGGCTTCGGCAAGAAATTGTTCAGGTTTAGAAAAGGCGAAACTGAATATTGCATCTCTGCCATTCCCTTTGGTGGCTATGTGGCCATGGCTGGCGAAAATCCCGATTCCTTCAAGGATGGCCAGGTTCCGGGCGAACGTGACTTTACGGGAAAGTCCGTAGGTGCTCGCGCAGCAATCGCCTTTGCCGGTCCCTTCATCAATATCGTCTTTGCATTTATTCTCTTGATGATCCTCTACATGGTGGGTGTGCAGGAACCTGCCAATAAGGAACTGATTATCGGCTTCGTGGGCAAGGGTTCTCCTGCCGAGGTTGCTGGCATTCTCCCTGGCGATACCATTACCGCTATGAACGGTAAGGAAACCCAAGGCTGGGATGATTTCCGTGAACAGATTGGTGTGAGCCTTGGTGCCAATGTGGAACTGGAAATCCATCGTGGTGGTGCTCCGGTAATGATTACCGTGGTCCCCGAAGAACTGGTGATTCCTGCCAAGGATTCTACGGAATCCGAAACAAAGATGGGTATCGGTGATATCGGCATTTATCCCCAGAACCGCGTTATTGTCCGCCTGCCGCCTATGGCGGGTTCTGCCGCCGAAAAGGCCGGCATCCTCCAGAACGATACTGTCTTTGAAATCAACGGCAACCATATTGGCCGTTACGAAGACGTGGTCCGCCATATCGATGGTTCCAAGGGTGAAGAAGTCAAGGTCACCGTGATCCGCGGTGGCGATACCTTGACCCTTCCCATGACTCCCGTCTATAGCGAAGATACCAAACGTTATATGATCGGTGTCCAGATGGGCTACGTT from Fibrobacter sp. harbors:
- a CDS encoding glycoside hydrolase family 9 protein; protein product: MFSKFGLKQFAPLAISALTLVSSAFAANAYINQIGYRPADNKEFVVDGVNGGNVEIVDQTGQTVLMVTPSAATSWDAFNQQVQLVDFSDLKTPGTYSIKVGGQVVRNDLKIADKTFEDVAKASLKWFYYQRASMALDQTYAGQWKRSAGHTNGTVEKHQSAGSGTITSTKGWYDAGDYGRYIVNSGITTYTLLSLYEHYPDYFNALKWNIPAEGALPDLLAEIKYNLDWMLTMQDTDGGVFHKLTTLGFPGDVMPAGDKDKLYVIGKGTAATFDFAAVMATAARVYKPFDATFAATCLSAARNAYTWGSKNPNITFSNPNGVSTGEYGDSWLVDEKAFASTELFITTGEATYKSGEPTMNIPSWADVSGLATYDMAIHATEFGDVGHAAHDSVVWVADDFVNRTASGFGVVMQKSDFVWGSNAVAANQGVWLLHAYYLTGEEMYYTAAKKVLDYLLGKNPLNMSFLTGYGTKSPRMPHHRPSTADNISDPVPGMLVGGPQPGGEDIGSETWECKDYRTGQAATSYTDNRCSYATNEVAINWNAPLAYLAGALEALNAGHKPSFAIASHGDAIKPSFATRRASSENQVRLRFADQKVYIEKAGKRFDLKGNHLK
- the rseP gene encoding RIP metalloprotease RseP, whose product is MSSILDNVLMFILGLIGLSFLVTIHELGHFLVAKWNNVKVNTFSVGFGKKLFRFRKGETEYCISAIPFGGYVAMAGENPDSFKDGQVPGERDFTGKSVGARAAIAFAGPFINIVFAFILLMILYMVGVQEPANKELIIGFVGKGSPAEVAGILPGDTITAMNGKETQGWDDFREQIGVSLGANVELEIHRGGAPVMITVVPEELVIPAKDSTESETKMGIGDIGIYPQNRVIVRLPPMAGSAAEKAGILQNDTVFEINGNHIGRYEDVVRHIDGSKGEEVKVTVIRGGDTLTLPMTPVYSEDTKRYMIGVQMGYVLFRETKFVRRGPIEALQKTCATSLKMTTSIFRYFGRLFKGQVKMDAFSGPVSIVAVMGNVWMSGFQEFLMLLALISINLGVMNLLPLAITDGGLLMFLGIEKLRGKPLSTKTQTVIQNVAAAFFISFFVFITILDFGKLSLFLR
- a CDS encoding 1-deoxy-D-xylulose-5-phosphate reductoisomerase, yielding MKNVVLLGATGSIGTSTVDVCLQHSDLFKVYAVAANSSVEKVAEIVRKFKVERVCMFKPEAAKELSAILNMPVLSGMEGLCELAADPKADIIINALMGAVGCLPTITAIEHGKHVALANKETMVMAGPVIWDKLAENPKAFITPIDSEHSAIFQCLADRPNKEVECLEITASGGPFRTWPIEKFENITVADALNHPVWSMGRKITIDSASMMNKGLEVLEAHFLFHIPYEQIKVVVHPQSMVHSLVQFRDGSLMAQLGAPDMRIPIQVALTWPERLPLETKRLDLPTLGQLTFFEPDFNKFRCLALAFEAGRRGGIVPAMMNAANEVLVDRFLDGKLKFTDIPRHVETIINGAPNLTGHLTLDQVLEADAEARRLTLDLIK